GATCTGGATGCCCAGGACCGTGGCCAGAGCGTGCCTACGCGACCGGGTGGCGGTGCGGGTGATCAGCAGGATGTCAGGCCCCGGGGAGGCGGCTCCCGCGATGTTGAGGACGAGCAGTGTGCCCCACTGGGCGGGGGTCATCCCTCCACGCCGAGCCGGTCGAGCATCTCCGTCAGCTGGAAGTAGCGGGCGGTCTCCACGGCGGAGGGCGCTCCGGCATGGGGGTCCGCACCCGCCGCGACGAGCCTGTCGACGACCGCGCCGTACTTCTTGAACACCGCACCCGCCAGCGGCGTCTGACGGCGGTTGTTCTGCTTGTCGACGTCCGCGCCACGCTCCGCCAGCGCCCCCACGAGGTTCTCGTGGCCGGAGTAGGCGGCGAGCATGAGCAGGGAGTTGCCGTCCTCGTTGCTCAGGTCGGGGCTGACACCGTTGTCGATGTACTGGACGAGGGTGTCGTCTCCGTTGCGTGCCATCTCGAAGAGCCGGGTGGCAAGTTCACGTACGTCGCTGGGAATCTCGGTCATGCCGGAGAGTTTAACCCGCCAGCTCGGAGATCCGACGCACCGCGTTCTCGATAGCGTATTCGGGGTTGCCGCCCTGCCCCTTGACCTCTGCGTCGAGTTCCGCCATGAGGATCACCGCCTGGGAGACGGCGTCGCCCGACCATCGGCGGGCCACCTTGGAGGTCTTCTCCGCCAACCACGGCGGCATTCCGACGCTGCCGGCCATCGCGTTCCAGTTGGTGGTGCGGGTGGAGTACAGGCGGGCGATGCCGGCGACCTTCATGCTCAGGGCGGTGGTCAGTGCCACAGGGTGCATGCCCAGCTGGAGGGCGCGGCGGGTGCTGGCGACGGCACGGGCGGTCTGTCCGGTGACCGCGAGATCGGCGATGTCGAAACCCGACACCTCGGCGACACCCTCGTGATAGGCGCGTACGGCGGCGACCGTGACGTCCCCGTCCGTGTCGGAGACGAGCTGTGAGACGGCGGAGGCGAGCTCACGCAGATCCGAACCCACGCCCTCGAGCAGCGCATGCACGACGTCCGGGGTGGGTCGCACACCGTGGGACCGGAACTCATTGGTCACCCAGCCCGGCCTGGCCGCCGACTTGAGCGGATCGGCGGCGTGGACCTCCGCCAGCTTCCGGAGCTTGGGCAGCATCGCCTTCTGCCTGCCCGCACCGGTGTGCTGGATGATGAGGTGGATCCCGGGCGCGACGTCCCGGCAGGTCCTCAGCAGCAGGTCGACCGGCTCTTTGCCCGCCAGTTCGGTGTGGGTGACCACGACGACGCGGTCCTCGCCGAACAGGGAGGGACTGGTGGCGTCGATGAGCACGGGTCCGTCGAGTTCGGAGGCACGCAGGGTGGTGATCTCCAGCTCGGCGCCGCCGGGGAGCTCGGCACGGATGGCGTCGAGGATGGCGCGGCGGGTGCGCTCGGTGATCAGTTCTTCCTCGCCGACGATGAGGTGTACGGGGGCCACTGGCATGCAGACCATCCTAGGAGACAGCCCGCAACCGGGCTTCGGGGGCCGCTCTCACCCGGACACTCAGGGCAGATCGAGACATTCCTGTTCACCATTTGTTGCCCTGATAAACCCGATAATGTCACCTTCTGGCCGATAAACTGCTGGTAGAACTAGGTATTGCCACACACCCCGTCCACTCTCCTCTGACACCAGGGACCCAGAAATGACCACAGCCACCGCTTCTCCGCCCGTCACCTCCACACCTGCCGAGGGAGCTCGGCTCGCATTGCTGATCGGCGGCCTGGCGGCCGTGGGATTCGGCCTCGCCGTGCTGGTCTGGCCGACCAAGACCGCCGTCGCCCTGACCGGTGTCATCGGTGGCTACGCGATCATCTCCGGCATCGCCTACGTCGCGATGGGGGTCCTCTCCAGGAGCCTGGGCGCCGGGGGACGCATCGGGCACGTTCTTCTCGGTCTCCTGTACATCCTTGCCGGCGTGTACGCCTTCAGTTCCCTGCAGCAGTCCGCGGTGTTCCTCGCCCTGTTCCTGACGGCGATGGTCGGCATGATGTGGATCATGGAAGGGCTCGCGTCGCTGTTCACACTCGACGAGTCGGCTTCGAAGCTTCTCACGGTCGTGTTCGCGGTCCTCTCGGTTGTCGCCGGATTCTTCCTGCTGAGCAGCCTGGTGTGGGGGGCGGTGTTCCTGTGGTGGTACCTCGGGATCTCCCTGGTCGTCCTCGGTGCCCTCAACGTGGTCCGTGCCATCACCGGCCGGAAGCGCTGACCAGGGTCCCGGGCACAGATGCCCACCCCAGGCTGCCCGCAGGGGCAGGCGGCTGACTAGAACCTGCCGTCGCGTGCGTGCTGGGTGCCGTCGACGTGCAGGCTAACCACACCGTCCCGGTGCGGGAAGAGGACGGGTACGCGATCGCGGGTGATGCTCGGCCGATCGGCGGGACTGCCCGTCGGATCACGGACGATGATCACCTGCGTGCCCGGCGGGGCGCGATCCACCTCCTCCACTTCG
This sequence is a window from Corynebacterium comes. Protein-coding genes within it:
- a CDS encoding ankyrin repeat domain-containing protein; the encoded protein is MTEIPSDVRELATRLFEMARNGDDTLVQYIDNGVSPDLSNEDGNSLLMLAAYSGHENLVGALAERGADVDKQNNRRQTPLAGAVFKKYGAVVDRLVAAGADPHAGAPSAVETARYFQLTEMLDRLGVEG
- the holA gene encoding DNA polymerase III subunit delta, translated to MPVAPVHLIVGEEELITERTRRAILDAIRAELPGGAELEITTLRASELDGPVLIDATSPSLFGEDRVVVVTHTELAGKEPVDLLLRTCRDVAPGIHLIIQHTGAGRQKAMLPKLRKLAEVHAADPLKSAARPGWVTNEFRSHGVRPTPDVVHALLEGVGSDLRELASAVSQLVSDTDGDVTVAAVRAYHEGVAEVSGFDIADLAVTGQTARAVASTRRALQLGMHPVALTTALSMKVAGIARLYSTRTTNWNAMAGSVGMPPWLAEKTSKVARRWSGDAVSQAVILMAELDAEVKGQGGNPEYAIENAVRRISELAG
- a CDS encoding HdeD family acid-resistance protein produces the protein MTTATASPPVTSTPAEGARLALLIGGLAAVGFGLAVLVWPTKTAVALTGVIGGYAIISGIAYVAMGVLSRSLGAGGRIGHVLLGLLYILAGVYAFSSLQQSAVFLALFLTAMVGMMWIMEGLASLFTLDESASKLLTVVFAVLSVVAGFFLLSSLVWGAVFLWWYLGISLVVLGALNVVRAITGRKR